In Capsicum annuum cultivar UCD-10X-F1 chromosome 11, UCD10Xv1.1, whole genome shotgun sequence, one genomic interval encodes:
- the LOC124888903 gene encoding uncharacterized protein LOC124888903, with protein sequence MTIKLVIGGCTLNVCSIYVPQVGLDGEEKKQFWEALDEVVRSVPSSEKIVVVGDFNGHIGVVPEGYGDVHGGYSFGERNDERVALLDFAIAFGLVVVNSSFSKKEDHLVTFRSAIAKTQINFLLLHKGDRVLCKDCKFIPSENLSTQHRVMDLGLKKDMKNKGEERRLRVKWGA encoded by the coding sequence ATGACGATTAAGTTAGTTATTGGGGGTTGTACTTTGAACGTGTGTAGTATTTATGTGCCTCAGGTGGGCTTGGATGGGGAAGAGAAGAAGCaattttgggaggctttggacgaGGTGGTAAGAAGCGTGCCTAGCtctgagaagattgttgtagtaGGGGATTTTAATGGTCATATCGGGGTAGTACCGGAGGGCTATGGTGATGTGCATGGGGGCTATAGTTTTGGGGAGAGGAATGATGAGAGAGTTGCTTTATTAGATTTTGCGATTGCCTTTGGGTTGGTAGTAGTGAATTCGAGCTTTtcaaagaaggaggatcacctggtCACCTTCCGAAGTGCAATAGCTAAGACGCAGATTAACTTTCTGCTGCTTCATAAGGGGGATAGGGTGCTGTGTAAGGATTGTAAATTCATACCGAGTGAGAACCTTTCGACCCAACACAGGGTGATGGATTTGGGCTtaaagaaagatatgaagaataAGGGAGAGGAGAGGCGTCTTAGAGTTAAGTGGGGGGCTTAA